The stretch of DNA GGGCACACCATTCGCTCCGGCGCCGTCGACATCCCCCTCGCCGACCCGCACTTCTGGACGATGGCCGGGTCGGTCCGCGTCGCCCAGCTCTGCGATGCGTGGGGCCTCACGTGGGGATCGCATTCCAACAACCACTTCGACGTGTCGCTCGCGATGTTCACCCACGTGGCCGCCGCGGCCCCGGGCGACATCACCGCCATCGACACCCACTGGATCTGGCAGGACGGTCAGCGGATCACCAGGGACCCGTACGAGATCGAGGGCGGCTACCTGACGGTGCCGTCGACCCCGGGTCTCGGGGTGGAACTCGACATGGACCGGGTCGAGGCCGCGCACGAGCTGTACCTCCAGAAGGGTCTCGGCGCGCGCGACGACTCGGTCGGCATGCAGTTCCTGGTGCCCGGCTGGTCGTTCGACAGCAAGCGTCCGGCCCTGGTCCGTTCCTGATGAAGATCGTCGTCGGCGACCGGAATCTGCTTCCGCATCGAGAGCTGTTCGAGTCGGGCCTGCCGTCCGGCGCCGTGGTGTCGTGGCATCGGAAGTTCGACGAGTCGGCGATCGTCCCCGACCTCGCCGACGCCGACGTGTACGTGGGCGGCCGGTTCACCGCCGCCATGGCGGCCGCCGCACCGAAGCTGCGGCTACTGCACGTCGCCGGCGCGGGCACCGACAACGTCGCCTTCGACGCACTTCCTCCCGACACCCTGGTGGCAAACACCTTCCATCACGAGGACTCGATCGCGGAGTACATCGTGTCGGCGGCGCTGATGCTGCGCCGTGGATTTCTCGATCACGACCGCGCCCTCCGGGGCGACGTGTGGGCGACGTCGGTCTACGACGACGCGATCGCGCAGTCCCGGTCCATGCGTGGCGCGCGGATCGGATTCGTCGGCTTCGGTCACATCGGCGGGAGGTCGTGGAGCCTGCTGCGCGCGTTCGGCGCAGAGGGTTGTGCGGTGACGGGGCGGGGAAATCTCGTCGCCGACGCGGAAGGGCTCGAATGGGCGGGCGACAACACGTCGTTGTCCCGGCTCATGACCGAGTCCGACGTCGTGGTCGTGTCTGCGCCGCTGAACGACCACACCCGCGGCATGATCGGCGGGCCGGAACTCGAGGCGCTCGGACGGGACGGAGTCCTGATCAACGTCGGGCGCGGCCCCCTCGTTCAGGAGCGGCCGCTGTACGACGCACTGGCTTCGCACCGGATCGCGGCCGCGGCCATCGACGTCTGGTACTCCTATCCCGATGCCGGCGGTCACGGCGCGCCGAGCGCACTGTCCTTCCGCGACCTGCCGAACGTCCTGATGACTCCGCACTCGTCCGGCGTCACCGACCACACGTTCCTCGGACGCGTCCGCGACATCACCGACAACATTCGCCGACTGGATACAGGGCGGACGGTCCTGCGCACCTGTGGCTGAGGACAGTCCCCATATAGAAGGAGTCGGCGCGCGCGAGAGACGCTGATCCTGAAGGTTCGACGACCGAAATAGCTGCGACCAGGCGATTTGGAAATCGGCGCACGGTTCGCGTAACTTATTCCAAGTCAGAGCGACACGGACACCGACCTTCACCACTTGGTGAATGCAACGAGGTTGTACGAAGTGCCTGACAAATCCGAAGTTCACCATCGTGTATGGTTGTGCTTCAACCCCGGAATGTCTTCAGCGGGTGCCGGTTTGCGCCGGTCAGCCCGATGAGATAAGCTGGAAAAGTTGCCCCGGAGCGGCCGGCTAGTGAGCCGGAAGTGATGGTGTGCGCGTGTTCTTTGAGAACTCAACAGTGTGTCGATGAATGTCAGTGCCAAATGTTTTTGGTACTCCGCATCACGGATTGCTTTCGGGGCCTTCGGGTTTCGGGGTTTGTGTGGTGTGGGTATTTTTGCTGGCTTCCCTCCTTCTTCCGTCGGTGGGGGGTCAGTGTTTGATAGCTAGTTTGAGTTTTTGATCGCTAGTGATTTGACTCGATGTCTATGACTGATTAGGTGCCTCTTCGGGGGTGTCGAAATCTAGAGTCTTCAACGGAGAGTTTGATCCTGGCTCAGGACGAACGCTGGCGGCGTGCTTAACACATGCAAGTCGAGCGGTAAGGCCCTTCGGGGTACACGAGCGGCGAACGGGTGAGTAACACGTGGGTGATCTGCCCTGCACTTCGGGATAAGCCTGGGAAACTGGGTCTAATACCGGATATGACCTTCGGCTGCATGGCCGTTGGTGGAAAGGTTTACTGGTGCAGGATGGGCCCGCGGCCTATCAGCTTGTTGGTGGGGTAATGGCCTACCAAGGCGACGACGGGTAGCCGACCTGAGAGGGTGACCGGCCACACTGGGACTGAGACACGGCCCAGACTCCTACGGGAGGCAGCAGTGGGGAATATTGCACAATGGGCGAAAGCCTGATGCAGCGACGCCGCGTGAGGGATGACGGCCTTCGGGTTGTAAACCTCTTTCAGCAGGGACGAAGCGAAAGTGACGGTACCTGCAGAAGAAGCACCGGCCAACTACGTGCCAGCAGCCGCGGTAATACGTAGGGTGCAAGCGTTGTCCGGAATTACTGGGCGTAAAGAGCTCGTAGGCGGTTTGTCGCGTCGTCTGTGAAAACTCGAGGCTCAACCTCGAGCTTGCAGGCGATACGGGCAGACTTGAGTACTGCAGGGGAGACTGGAATTCCTGGTGTAGCGGTGAAATGCGCAGATATCAGGAGGAACACCGGTGGCGAAGGCGGGTCTCTGGGCAGTAACTGACGCTGAGGAGCGAAAGCGTGGGTAGCGAACAGGATTAGATACCCTGGTAGTCCACGCCGTAAACGGTGGGCGCTAGGTGTGGGTTTCCTTCCACGGGATCCGTGCCGTAGCTAACGCATTAAGCGCCCCGCCTGGGGAGTACGGCCGCAAGGCTAAAACTCAAAGGAATTGACGGGGGCCCGCACAAGCGGCGGAGCATGTGGATTAATTCGATGCAACGCGAAGAACCTTACCTGGGTTTGACATATACCGGAAAGCTGCAGAGATGTGGCCCCCCTTGTGGTCGGTATACAGGTGGTGCATGGCTGTCGTCAGCTCGTGTCGTGAGATGTTGGGTTAAGTCCCGCAACGAGCGCAACCCTTGTCTTATGTTGCCAGCACGTAATGGTGGGGACTCGTAAGAGACTGCCGGGGTCAACTCGGAGGAAGGTGGGGACGACGTCAAGTCATCATGCCCCTTATGTCCAGGGCTTCACACATGCTACAATGGCCGGTACAGAGGGCTGCGATACCGTGAGGTGGAGCGAATCCCTTAAAGCCGGTCTCAGTTCGGATCGGGGTCTGCAACTCGACCCCGTGAAGTCGGAGTCGCTAGTAATCGCAGATCAGCAACGCTGCGGTGAATACGTTCCCGGGCCTTGTACACACCGCCCGTCACGTCATGAAAGTCGGTAACACCCGAAGCCGGTGGCCTAACCCCTCGTGGGAGGGAGCCGTCGAAGGTGGGATCGGCGATTGGGACGAAGTCGTAACAAGGTAGCCGTACCGGAAGGTGCGGCTGGATCACCTCCTTTCTAAGGAGCATTCTCCAGACGTGCACCACTGAACAGTCAGTGGATGATGTTCTGGCAGAGACTGTTTCGTTCCCACATGTGGAACGGCAGACGCTCATGGGTGGAACACTGACAAACATTCTTTTCACTGCTGCCGGCCCGAGTGCCGGTGGGAGAAGAGTTATATCGATGCACTGTTGGGTCCTGAGAGAACACGTGAGTGTTTCCTCTACAGGAAAGTGACGACAAACAAGCACTGCAGGTCATACCGCGGGCGTTGTGGAGGGTTTCGGTTCTCTTCGATGTCTGGTCTGGTGTCTGCGCGGGTGGTTGGTTGTGTGTTGTTTGAGAACTGCACAGTGGACGCGAGCATCTTTGTTGTAAGTAATGAAGAGCGTACGGTGGATGCCTTGGCACCAGGAGCCGATGAAGGACGTAGGAGGCTGCGATAAGCCTCGGGGAGCTGTCAACCGAGCTGAGATCCGAGGATGTCCGAATGGGGAAACCCAGCACGAGTGATGTCGTGTTACCCGCACCTGAATATATAGGGTGTGTGGAGGGAACGTGGGGAAGTGAAACATCTCAGTACCCACAGGAAGAGAAAACAATAGTGATTCCGTGAGTAGTGGCGAGCGAAAGCGGAAGAGGCTAAACCATGGATGTGTGATAGCCGGCAGGTGTTGCATTCGTGGGGTTGTGGGGTTCATCTTGTCGATGCTGCCGTGTTGGCCGACAGTAAGAAATCGTTGTGTTAGTGGAAGTGGTCTGGAACGGCCTGTCGTAGAGGGTGAGAATCCCGTACACGAAAACATGACGACTGTCGTGATGGAAACCCAAGTAGCACCGGGCCCGTGAAATCTGGTGTGAATCTGTCGGGACCACCCGATAAGCCTGAATACTCCCTGGTGACCGATAGCGGACTAGTACCGTGAGGGAAAGGTGAAAAGTACCCCGGGAGGGGAGTGAAATAGTACCTGAAACCGTGCGCTTACAATCCGTCAAAGCCTTCGAGCCACTTGTGGCTGGGGGTGATGGCGTGCCTTTTGAAGAATGAGCCTGCGAGTTAGTGGCATGTCGCGAGGTTAACCCGTGTGGGGTAGCCGTAGCGAAAGCGAGTCCGAATAGGGCGTTCGTAGTGGCATGTTCTAGACCCGAAGCGGAGTGATCTACCCATGGCCAGGTTGAAGCGACGGTAAGACGTCGTGGAGGACCGAACCCACTTAGGTTGAAAACTGAGGGGATGAGCTGTGGGTAGGGGTGAAAGGCCAATCAAACTCCGTGATAGCTGGTTCTCCCCGAAATGCATTTAGGTGCAGCGTCGCGTGTTTCTCACCGGAGGTAGAGCTACTGGATGGTCTAGGGGGCCCACAAGCTTACCGAAATCAGCCAAACTCCGAATGCCGGTGAGTGAGAGCGCGGCAGTGAGACTGCGGGCGATAAGGTTCGTAGTCGAGAGGGAAACAGCCCAGATCGCCAGCTAAGGTCCCTAAGCGTGTACTAAGTGGAAAAGGATGTGGGGTCGCGAAGACAACCAGGAGGTTGGCTTAGAAGCAGCCACCCTTGAAAGAGTGCGTAATAGCTCACTGGTCAAGTGATCCTGCGCCGACAATGTAGCGGGGCTCAAGTACACCACCGAAGCTGCGGCACTCACACAATGCACCCCCTCGATTCTGCGGAGTCGTGGGCAGTGGTGTGGGTGGGTAGGGGAGCGTCGTGTGGCCATGGAAGCGGCGGGGTGACCCAGCCGTGGAGGCCACACGAGTGAGAATGCAGGCATGAGTAGCGAAAGACGAGTGAGAAACTCGTCCGCCGAATGACCAAGGGTTCCTGGGCCAGGTTAATCCGCCCAGGGTGAGTCGGGACCTAAGACGAGG from Rhodococcus opacus B4 encodes:
- a CDS encoding 2-hydroxyacid dehydrogenase, giving the protein MKIVVGDRNLLPHRELFESGLPSGAVVSWHRKFDESAIVPDLADADVYVGGRFTAAMAAAAPKLRLLHVAGAGTDNVAFDALPPDTLVANTFHHEDSIAEYIVSAALMLRRGFLDHDRALRGDVWATSVYDDAIAQSRSMRGARIGFVGFGHIGGRSWSLLRAFGAEGCAVTGRGNLVADAEGLEWAGDNTSLSRLMTESDVVVVSAPLNDHTRGMIGGPELEALGRDGVLINVGRGPLVQERPLYDALASHRIAAAAIDVWYSYPDAGGHGAPSALSFRDLPNVLMTPHSSGVTDHTFLGRVRDITDNIRRLDTGRTVLRTCG